In the genome of Lactuca sativa cultivar Salinas chromosome 3, Lsat_Salinas_v11, whole genome shotgun sequence, the window attagagaagattggtctcacaactagtttatATATATCTACAACTAAACTATTATGAAAGATTTATTATCATTaacaaatttttatatttttggaaatttACTTATATGATTATTTTTCATGATAGAATTCATAACGATCAGCAATAAGTGTTACAAGATATGAAATTAATGTCTATTTCATATTACATTGAGATATAACAATCATGCActacttatatataaaaaaagctttgacttagtttatatatatatatatatatatatatatatatatatatatatatatatatatatatatatatatatatatatatatatatatatatatatatatattaaaaaaatatgttaaaaaaatGAATGTGGACAGTTAATGCCTATAAATGAAATGTTATTGTCTATATATAATATGTTATATAGCATGTAAatgttatgttattatttatatataattatattattataatacaaAATTCTGACAACATCTCTTTTTGAAGTCTGTACCAATGACCGTTACGAACAAAAATTGGTGTTCATATATAAccctcatatatataataaaatttcatagtaaaaaaattaattacaagAATCAGTCTCTACATTGTGCACTTTTTGAAAAAGAATGAGCATCATTGTCATCTTCGTCATGGTGATTTCAAATTTGCAGAAAAGTGCATAAGATAAGGCTTATAAGGCTAAAGAaggtatatttatttattaatttgggCTTTTGAAATTGTAGTTTATTTATCTTTTAGATATTTGATTTTTGGACAAATTGTGTTGTGCTACATGTGTTATGGGTGTTTATATTAAACATGCATATCTTAACAAAACGATAGAATTTGAATGCAATTTGTCGAAATGCGTACACACAAGAGTAATTCCAAGTAACTGTCTAAATCTTTACGACAAGAAAGAGGAAGAAAATGAGAGGATGAAAGCCAATATTCCGAGTAGTTGTATAAATTTTTACAACAAATTTTCCAAAATGTAAGTATTACAGCATAAAAGTTATTTGTTTCAATCTAAAATTACTTTATATCATTATTAATCATTAAAAATTATTGATAACATTAATTGTATTTCATAAACTTCTTAATTAAGTGAAATAATAAAGTCCAAAAAAACTTGCTAAAAAGAATCTAAGAGCATCCACAATGCATTATTCAATGGAGTGTCACATCATCATTCATTATTCCATacaattatatttattattatctcACAATGCATTAAATTCTACAAGTTCAataaaacatattaaaaaaatatttatttaaagatttaaagACTTTTTtttccattgaagagttcaatgaccattgaacAGGGTCGGTCCAAATGTATATGGGGCCCAGggcgaaaataaaaaaaaatggcccaataaagacaaatataataaagattcaaaaaaatatcatttattcttcATTATAAACACGTTCAATTAGCAATAAAAAGCAAGTCGAATTGTTTATCTTTTTGAGCTAGTTTAAGTTTGAACCAATTTTAGGCCCTAAAAACCATTTaggtaataatatttttttatatatacacTACATAGCCCATAAATTTTGGGCACCCTGGGGACATAGGCCCTGGgcggtcgcccgggttgcccaccgtctggaccggccctgTCATTGAACTTCAAATCCATTGAATGCCAAGTGGCATTTTACAATGGTGAAATTGTATCCATTGAATGACAAATAGAAGCATGACATCTCATTCAACTCTTCCATTAAACTCCCCGTTTTTGAATTTCTGCATTTCTGCATGTGCAACATTCAACCATATAAACAATACGTGAATATCTGGCTTACGATTGAACCCAAAACCTTAGCTCTCTAGATTCGGTGAACTTTTTTGTTAATgtttttttggtattttatgtaaatataaaaatatagtaGAAGACAAGACAAATGGACGACGGAAGCAGAAAGTTCACCATTATCGGGATTGCAGTCATCCTATTAATAATGGCGGTGAGCGGAGCAGTTGGTGTTGTTAAAATATACAACAAAGCCAACGAGAGGGAGGAACACAAGGTTACAACCAGCAACAAGGCGGTAGAATCTCTTTGCCAACATACAGATTACAGGAAATCGTGTCGAAAGAGTCTTGCCAATGCAAACGACACAGATGAGCCTCAAGAGCTCATGAAGATAGCTTTTAGTTCTGCGATAAATGAGATTGAGCACGCCATTAATAAGTCATCTACTCTTCAAGCAGTGGCCAAGGACCCTAGAGCTACTCAAGCATTAGAGATGTGTAAATCGCTTCTCACTACCTCCATTGATGACCTCAAAAGATCGTTGAAAAAGCTTGACAACTTTGATATTTCAAAGATGGAGGAATATCTTGCAGACCTTAAGGTGTGGCTCAGTGGTTCTTTAACGTACCAAGAGACTTGTCTAGAAGGGTTCACGAACACGACTGGTGATGTTGGCGAGAAAATGAAGAAGATATTGAAATTGGGTGGGAAGCTCACGAGCAATAGTCTCGCGATGGTGAATAGTGTTGATGAATATCTTGGGGAGGTCCAGTTAACGTCCATGGGTAGCCGTAGGCTTCTGGATAAAGGTCTGAACGATGATCATCATGCATATGCATGGTGGACGAAAGGCTATAAACGGTTGCTGATTGATGTTGATTGGAAAGCGTTGAAGCCTAATGTGATTGTGGCTCAGGATGGGTCTGGAACGTTTAAGACCATCATGGAAGCGATTAAGAAGGTTCCCAACAACAACACGCAGCCATTTATTATACGGATCAAGCAAGGTGTTTACAAGGAGTATGTCGACATTCCTAGGCTTGTTAACAATGTCATCTTCATCGGTGAAGGTCATAATAGAACTAGAATCATTGGAAACAAGAGTTACGACGAGGGAGAAGCAACTTTTTACACCGCTACCGTTGGTAAGTCCAAAAACCATGGCTAAAACTGACAAACTTTGGTTTTTTCAAGATTTCATTATATATTGATTATTATTTATCAATGTTTGTTATTGAAATGAAAAAGCTGTGAATGGTGATGGGTTCATGGCGAAGGGCATAGGGTTTGAGAACACGGCGGGGCCAATGAAGCATCAGGCGGTGGCCTTGCGTATCTCCGGCGATATGGCCATCATCCACAACTGCGCCATGTACGGATACCAAGACACCCTTTATGCCCACGCTTATCGCCAGTTTTATAGGCAATGCACCATCACAGGAACAGTAGACTTCGTCTTTGGAAACGCAGCGGCTGTCTTCCAAGATTGCAAGATGATTGTCAGGAAGCCGTCACTTAACAACGAGTGCGTTGTGACAGCTCAGGGGCGGAAGGACCGCAGCTCACAAGGTGGCCTGATTCTCCAAAACTGCACCATCACCGGCGATCATGACTACTTGGCTACCAACCCAAGGCCAATAACTTACCTCGGTCGTCCATGGAAATTGTACTCCAGAACCATCATCATGCAGTCATTCATCGACGGGATTATTGCCCCTCAAGGGTGGGCCCCATGGGCCGGGACGTTTGGGCTTGATACATGTTATTATGGTGAGTTTAACAATAGAGGACCAGGGTCTAACACAACCCACAGGGTAAGATGGAAGGGTATCAAGAAGATAACTCCAGAGGAGGCTGCTCGTTACACCCCGGGGAAATACATACAAGGAGATCTATGGATAAAGGCAACTGGTGTCCCTTATACTTCCGGCATGATGAATGTCTAATGTTGTAATTCGCTTCCCATTGTTATATCAATTACAGATTGTAGCATTAGGGTTTGAGGAATAATCTGCCTTTAAATATTAAGTACAAAAGTAGATATACATCTATTAGATTCCAATCCTAACTACCTTTGGTAATAGAAATAAGAATATGATGGTATAATTGGAAAACTTGTATAAAAAAGCCTATTAGTTTATGAGTAAGTTGTTTCAAATAACTTTTTTAAAAGTTAGGTTACAAGATATTTTAGTTGTTTCACCAAATATTGTATTGTTATAAACTCAAAAAATAAAGTATCTTATATGTGTCAAACACAATCTCAATCTAAAAATATAATGAGGAAAATGCAACAACGACTAAACAATGGCTCATTTAGTTGAATGTTGTTTGACGGTTGTTGACTAGGTTAGATATGAGTCGGAGCCTTAACTGAGTTTGAAGCTCTAATTGAATGTGTCTTTGAAACATGTTGTTTGATTTCACTTTTGGCTGGATATGTTAAATATTGaatatgaccattttacccttctgttctgtaactgtatcaaaacattttaaatcaatatgtaaaatagtttgaaactTGGTTGTTATTCACATACAAACACACATACATGTTCCATATTTTTGAAACTTGGTTGTTATTTTTTCAACACTCTTTATCCTATTAACATCAAACTTTGAAATTGTATCCAattttagcattgtactttgagaTTGTATCAATTCACCAAGTTTATTATTCATTTCCACTAAAATCAAGCATACAACTCAAAAGAAAGAAAGTATATATAGCATATGGTTAAAATAAACTATAGAATGAATGTCAATATTTTAACAGCATTAGTTGAGACTTTTTAGACAACATCCTTCATCTCATGGGTTTTGATAATAGGTGGATTAAATTGATTTTTGCTTGTTTAAACTCGGCTAAAGTTTTTGTCCTTATTAATGGCAATGCTGCTAAGGAGTTCAAGCTTCATAGGGGAGTTAGACAAGGAGATCCTCTATCCTCTTTCCTATTTATCATTGTTGTCGAAGCTTTAAAGATTGCTATATCAGAGGCCA includes:
- the LOC111917161 gene encoding pectinesterase, with the translated sequence MDDGSRKFTIIGIAVILLIMAVSGAVGVVKIYNKANEREEHKVTTSNKAVESLCQHTDYRKSCRKSLANANDTDEPQELMKIAFSSAINEIEHAINKSSTLQAVAKDPRATQALEMCKSLLTTSIDDLKRSLKKLDNFDISKMEEYLADLKVWLSGSLTYQETCLEGFTNTTGDVGEKMKKILKLGGKLTSNSLAMVNSVDEYLGEVQLTSMGSRRLLDKGLNDDHHAYAWWTKGYKRLLIDVDWKALKPNVIVAQDGSGTFKTIMEAIKKVPNNNTQPFIIRIKQGVYKEYVDIPRLVNNVIFIGEGHNRTRIIGNKSYDEGEATFYTATVAVNGDGFMAKGIGFENTAGPMKHQAVALRISGDMAIIHNCAMYGYQDTLYAHAYRQFYRQCTITGTVDFVFGNAAAVFQDCKMIVRKPSLNNECVVTAQGRKDRSSQGGLILQNCTITGDHDYLATNPRPITYLGRPWKLYSRTIIMQSFIDGIIAPQGWAPWAGTFGLDTCYYGEFNNRGPGSNTTHRVRWKGIKKITPEEAARYTPGKYIQGDLWIKATGVPYTSGMMNV